One genomic window of Struthio camelus isolate bStrCam1 chromosome 1, bStrCam1.hap1, whole genome shotgun sequence includes the following:
- the AQP11 gene encoding aquaporin-11 codes for MAVGGVWPSLLLMAGVVAAVGLGRVLARRRLGSQPRPCALLLEMLSTFQICACTNELCLLADAEPRPHTALALTYGFTVLHGLTLAGSTCNPCGTLQHIWGDGMSAQAGGLKIGAQFVAAVLARGFMHFVWSLGVAEPHAGALAQGCSNPLQTTETQAFFIELLFSAVFQLAILQLDAVHPNFRVHFIALLITMLVYSGGNLTGAIFNPALAFSLHPYCFYEKFLSYSLVYWIAPSLGTILVAFVWDEILPRIS; via the exons ATGGCTGTCGGCGGGGTCTGGCCCTCGCTCCTGCTGATGGCcggcgtggtggcggcggtgggaCTCGGCCGCGTTTTGGCCCGCCGCCGGCTGGGCTCGCAGCCGCGGCCGTGCGCTTTGCTGCTGGAGATGCTGAGCACCTTCCAGATCTGCGCCTGCACTAACGAGCTCTGCCTGCTCGCCGACGCGGAGCCTCGGCCGCATACCGCGCTCGCCCTCACCTACGGTTTCACCGTCCTGCACGGCTTGACCCTGGCTGGCAGCACGTGCAACCCTTGCGGCACCTTGCAGCACATCTGGGGTGATGGGATGTCGGCCCAGGCGGGTGGACTCAAGATCGGTGCTCAGTTTGTCGCTGCGGTGCTGGCCAGAGGATTTATGCACTTTGTCTGGAGCCTGGGCGTCGCGGAACCGCATGCTGGAGCACTCGCACAGGGCTGCAGCAATCCCCTGCAAACCACGGAGACGCAGGCGTTTTTCATagagctgctcttttctgctgttttccagctggcCATACTGCAACTGGACGCTGTTCATCCCAACTTCAGAGTCCATTTTATTGCTCTTCTCATCACCATGCTTGTGTATTCag gTGGAAATCTCACAGGAGCAATATTTAACCCAGCATTGGCTTTTTCATTACATCCATATTGTTTCTATGAGAAATTTTTGAGTTATTCACTAGTATATTGGATAGCACCATCCTTAG